Proteins found in one Mucilaginibacter gracilis genomic segment:
- the hscB gene encoding Fe-S protein assembly co-chaperone HscB translates to MDYFELYELPESFSVDEKTLKAKFYQLSKKYHPDFYANEDEAKQQEILELSTLNNKAYQTLSNPARRTEYILQLHGLLADGDKHKLAPGFLMEMMEINEALMEIEDQPAFNAIKMQIAGMDNELEKELSTAISAYETDDEATKLSQLNSIKDIYYRQKYLLRIKDTLNTFAARL, encoded by the coding sequence ATGGATTACTTTGAATTATATGAGCTTCCTGAGTCATTCTCGGTAGATGAAAAAACGTTGAAAGCTAAATTTTATCAACTCAGCAAAAAATACCATCCCGATTTTTATGCTAACGAAGACGAGGCTAAACAGCAAGAGATACTCGAACTATCCACGCTGAATAACAAAGCGTATCAAACCCTCTCCAACCCGGCCAGGCGTACCGAATACATACTACAGCTACATGGCCTACTGGCCGACGGCGACAAGCATAAACTGGCCCCAGGTTTTTTAATGGAGATGATGGAAATTAACGAAGCGTTGATGGAAATTGAGGATCAACCTGCTTTTAACGCCATTAAAATGCAAATTGCGGGCATGGATAACGAACTGGAAAAAGAATTATCAACAGCCATATCCGCCTATGAAACTGATGATGAGGCAACTAAACTTAGCCAGCTAAACAGCATAAAAGATATTTACTACAGACAGAAATATTTGTTGCGAATTAAAGATACTTTAAATACATTTGCAGCCCGCTTGTAA
- a CDS encoding M16 family metallopeptidase — MKFRYLLAYTISVFVIHNANGQILPLDPAVRTGKLPNGFTYYIRRNTEPKNRVVMYLANKVGSVLETDEQRGLAHFMEHMSFNGTKHFPKSELVNYLQKSGVRFGADLNASTSFDQTVYQLPLPADNPEILKNGIQIMRDWAQEAILEPNEIDKERGIVMEEKRLGKGASERMQRQTFPLVLNYSRYASRLPIGTEQVLLNFKPDVIKSFYKDWYRPDLQALIVVGDINVAELERTIKTKFSDLKNPIKEKTRTKYTVPLTGRNQFIAVTDKEMPSTVIQVLIKHKAQDLKTAADYRSSLIDGLFNQMLSERYSELSKQADPPFLQGGASIEDLMGGLDMYAVSVVAKPGELEKGFKAVWRESRQAQLFGFTQTELNRAKQNYLSSMEAALKEKNKTQSESYVNEYLQYFLNQTAAPGIVKVNKLVNLYIPGISLQEVNAVSKEYIKDVNRDILIMAPEKDKATLPDEAKVLSWIQSVNEEKLEAFKDNTSALPLLTGSPIGGKIVKEDKDAALGITTLTLNNGVKVLLKKTDFKDNQIVFSAFSKGGTSLYSDSDFQSATNAASLTVAAGVGNYTSTQLRKFLTGKQIGVAPYIGERTQGFNGSATPKDLETALQLVYGYVTEPRKDEDIFKGLVAKTKSGLANRGDDPNMVFSDTVSAVLSNYNIRRTGPSIEKIDQIDLDKAFNIYKERFSDASGLTFIFVGSIDEATLKPLLEKYLGSLPSKGHHDEARDLGIHIPPGKISKTVYKGTEQKSTVYMVFSGPFEYSYENEVKMDAWEEILEIRMLERLREDESGVYAPRVEINTSKYPQERFNMVISFGCAPANVESLIASALDEVKKAGKNGPTQENIDKFKAEGQRTREMGLKNNSSWLTYLNGQLINNEPLTQVNDYDAAIGKVTVSSLKDVAAKYLNGDNYIRLMLLPEK, encoded by the coding sequence ATGAAATTCAGATATCTTTTAGCTTACACGATTAGTGTTTTTGTTATTCACAATGCTAACGGCCAGATTTTGCCCTTAGACCCTGCCGTGAGGACAGGCAAATTACCAAATGGCTTTACTTATTATATACGCCGAAATACGGAACCCAAGAATAGGGTGGTGATGTATCTGGCCAATAAAGTAGGATCTGTTCTGGAAACCGACGAGCAGCGGGGCCTGGCCCATTTTATGGAACACATGAGTTTTAATGGTACCAAACACTTTCCAAAAAGTGAGTTGGTGAATTACCTACAGAAATCCGGCGTGCGTTTTGGTGCAGACCTAAATGCTTCAACTTCTTTTGATCAAACGGTATATCAATTGCCTCTCCCGGCAGATAACCCGGAAATACTTAAAAACGGAATCCAAATTATGCGCGACTGGGCACAGGAGGCTATTTTAGAACCGAATGAGATCGACAAAGAACGTGGTATCGTTATGGAAGAGAAACGCCTGGGCAAAGGCGCCTCAGAAAGAATGCAGAGACAGACTTTTCCTTTAGTGCTGAACTACTCGAGATACGCCTCACGCCTTCCTATCGGAACAGAGCAAGTGTTATTGAATTTTAAACCAGACGTTATAAAGTCGTTTTATAAGGATTGGTACAGGCCGGATTTGCAAGCACTGATCGTGGTTGGTGATATAAACGTTGCAGAGCTGGAAAGAACCATTAAGACTAAATTTTCTGATCTGAAGAATCCCATAAAAGAGAAAACAAGAACAAAATATACTGTGCCTTTAACAGGTAGGAATCAATTTATTGCCGTTACAGATAAAGAAATGCCTTCTACCGTGATACAAGTTCTGATCAAGCATAAAGCACAGGACCTCAAAACCGCTGCAGATTATCGTAGCTCGCTCATCGATGGCTTATTTAATCAGATGTTGAGTGAGCGCTATTCGGAGTTGTCCAAACAGGCGGATCCACCATTTTTGCAGGGCGGGGCAAGCATTGAAGACTTGATGGGCGGCCTGGATATGTATGCAGTTTCGGTAGTGGCTAAGCCGGGGGAACTGGAAAAAGGTTTTAAAGCAGTTTGGAGAGAGAGCCGCCAGGCCCAGTTGTTTGGTTTTACGCAGACTGAACTAAACCGTGCCAAGCAGAATTACCTGAGCAGTATGGAGGCTGCGTTAAAGGAGAAAAACAAAACGCAGTCAGAATCTTACGTAAACGAATACCTTCAATATTTCTTAAACCAGACCGCAGCTCCTGGTATTGTTAAAGTAAATAAACTGGTAAACCTGTATATTCCTGGAATTTCCCTTCAGGAAGTTAATGCAGTGAGTAAAGAATATATTAAAGATGTCAATCGGGATATCCTTATCATGGCACCTGAGAAAGACAAAGCCACCTTGCCGGATGAAGCTAAAGTGCTTAGTTGGATACAAAGTGTTAATGAGGAGAAACTGGAAGCATTTAAAGATAATACGAGTGCCCTGCCTTTGTTGACGGGAAGCCCCATAGGCGGGAAAATTGTAAAAGAGGACAAAGACGCTGCCTTGGGGATTACTACGCTTACCTTAAATAATGGGGTAAAAGTGCTTCTTAAAAAAACCGATTTTAAAGACAACCAAATCGTATTCTCGGCGTTTTCCAAAGGAGGGACTTCTCTGTATAGCGATTCCGATTTTCAAAGTGCTACTAATGCTGCGAGTTTAACCGTAGCTGCCGGAGTAGGGAATTACACCTCTACCCAATTACGTAAATTTCTTACAGGTAAACAAATAGGGGTAGCTCCTTATATCGGAGAACGCACACAAGGATTTAATGGCAGCGCCACGCCAAAAGATTTAGAAACCGCGCTCCAATTGGTCTATGGATACGTCACAGAACCTCGTAAAGACGAAGATATTTTTAAAGGACTCGTTGCTAAAACAAAATCAGGTTTGGCAAATCGCGGAGACGATCCAAACATGGTATTTAGTGATACCGTAAGTGCAGTCCTGAGCAATTATAATATCCGCCGAACGGGACCCAGTATAGAAAAAATTGATCAGATTGATCTGGATAAAGCATTTAATATTTATAAAGAACGTTTTTCAGATGCCTCAGGGCTTACGTTTATTTTTGTTGGAAGTATTGATGAAGCAACGCTAAAACCATTACTGGAAAAATATCTTGGTTCTTTGCCTTCTAAAGGACACCATGATGAAGCAAGGGATTTAGGTATTCATATTCCGCCAGGAAAAATATCTAAAACAGTTTATAAAGGAACAGAACAAAAATCCACGGTATACATGGTGTTTTCAGGGCCTTTTGAATATAGCTATGAAAATGAAGTTAAAATGGATGCTTGGGAAGAAATTCTGGAGATCCGGATGTTAGAGCGGCTGAGAGAAGACGAAAGCGGGGTCTATGCCCCAAGGGTAGAAATTAATACTTCAAAGTATCCTCAGGAAAGATTCAACATGGTAATTTCCTTTGGTTGTGCGCCGGCTAATGTGGAAAGCTTGATTGCTTCGGCCTTGGATGAAGTGAAGAAAGCTGGTAAAAATGGTCCTACACAAGAAAATATCGATAAATTTAAAGCAGAAGGCCAGAGAACCAGGGAAATGGGATTAAAGAATAATAGTTCCTGGTTAACCTATCTCAATGGACAGCTGATCAATAATGAACCTTTAACGCAAGTTAACGATTATGATGCGGCTATTGGCAAAGTCACGGTATCAAGCCTGAAAGATGTTGCTGCGAAATATCTAAATGGGGATAATTATATCAGACTTATGCTTCTCCCGGAAAAATAA
- a CDS encoding recombinase family protein, producing MRRGKVEGRWMGKAPAGYVNKIRDNKTKYIDIVEPEASHLKWAFETLAKGLFRTEAVWRFARSRGMKMTRNTFWVCIRNPVYCGKIIVPADEHNEMYLADGKHTPIISEKLFWDVQDVLNGRKKVQKFNLEVPENLVLRGFLYCPHCGKQLTGSASKGRNAYYTYYHCKSPCKARFKADDVNMEFEKDLRKFLPKPGMAQLFKEIVCDVTADDQQNFEVERKRLINEISEQNNILTKIRTMLLSEDIDLQDYKIMKSQCEDKIVRLEAELKEVKANKAVETDLSSIVDEALIRLKTLIELYDGGNTDEKRYIIGSIYQKKMIILENSDRTGDANLAAQLMYQINDGLRKKKAGVRTKIRTNSGSVPSAGVEPARFPTGV from the coding sequence ATGCGCCGGGGTAAAGTAGAGGGGCGATGGATGGGAAAGGCACCTGCCGGTTACGTCAATAAGATACGTGATAATAAAACAAAGTATATCGACATAGTTGAGCCGGAAGCCAGTCATTTGAAATGGGCATTTGAAACCTTAGCGAAAGGGTTATTCAGAACTGAAGCCGTTTGGAGGTTTGCCCGGTCAAGAGGGATGAAAATGACAAGGAATACCTTTTGGGTATGTATCCGTAATCCTGTTTATTGCGGTAAGATCATTGTTCCGGCGGATGAACATAACGAAATGTACTTAGCTGATGGCAAACATACGCCCATCATCAGCGAAAAGCTATTTTGGGATGTTCAGGATGTACTGAACGGTAGAAAAAAGGTACAAAAGTTTAATCTTGAAGTACCTGAAAACTTAGTTCTTAGAGGATTTTTATATTGCCCTCATTGCGGTAAACAGTTAACAGGCAGTGCCTCAAAGGGTCGCAACGCATATTATACCTATTATCACTGCAAATCACCATGCAAGGCAAGGTTTAAAGCAGACGACGTGAATATGGAATTTGAAAAGGATTTGAGGAAATTCTTACCAAAACCAGGCATGGCGCAACTATTTAAAGAAATAGTGTGTGATGTTACAGCGGATGATCAGCAGAATTTTGAGGTAGAACGTAAACGCTTAATCAACGAAATTTCAGAACAAAATAATATCCTGACTAAAATTCGCACGATGCTTTTATCGGAAGATATAGACCTGCAAGATTATAAGATTATGAAATCTCAATGTGAAGATAAGATCGTGAGGCTTGAGGCAGAATTAAAGGAAGTCAAGGCGAATAAAGCGGTTGAAACGGATTTAAGTTCCATTGTTGATGAAGCTTTAATTAGGCTAAAAACCCTTATAGAATTGTATGATGGGGGCAATACTGATGAAAAAAGGTATATAATTGGTTCGATCTACCAAAAAAAAATGATAATTCTTGAAAATTCAGATCGAACCGGGGATGCTAACTTAGCAGCGCAGCTTATGTATCAGATTAACGACGGTTTAAGAAAGAAAAAAGCCGGAGTTAGAACTAAAATTAGAACTAACTCCGGCTCGGTACCCAGCGCCGGAGTCGAACCGGCACGGTTTCCCACAGGTGTTTGA
- a CDS encoding RNA recognition motif domain-containing protein, with product MFSIHGTVNTVTIVTDRLSGESKGYGFITMTDDTGAARANEAFHGASIDDGTISVRFAEDKSSKPVLKKPPVGLSGSPRRDNQTEKPKRPRRPLQPGRSDH from the coding sequence ATGTTCAGCATCCACGGGACTGTCAACACCGTTACCATCGTGACCGACCGGTTGAGTGGCGAAAGTAAAGGCTACGGTTTTATTACCATGACCGATGATACCGGTGCAGCAAGGGCTAATGAAGCATTCCATGGTGCCAGTATCGATGACGGTACTATTAGTGTCCGTTTTGCAGAAGATAAGAGTTCAAAGCCTGTTTTGAAAAAGCCACCCGTTGGCTTATCAGGTTCACCCCGCCGTGATAATCAGACCGAAAAACCAAAACGGCCACGCAGACCATTACAACCCGGGCGTAGCGATCACTAA
- a CDS encoding MutS-related protein encodes MAFYIDNQTLEDINVFGKKGRASVFNLYNVTKTRGGAKILENIFRYPLSDERAINRRSSIIRHMMDSGVEFSFSGELFDTIEHYLANIDTRTKLIVEDNFVQRKLKGAVGADNEYKQLHKGLLAIIEILHLLHVFAGKMELDSFKSPYHEELEKVYSLLRDPELRPFLDKLEAKKMSFSKTAELDTLARFKVREKLLGILDYIYHLDVYIAVATVASRLGFSFAAALPSYSTQLDVEGMYHPMVNNAVPNTIKTDENGNVLFLTGANMAGKSTFMKTLGLTMFLAHAGFPVPVKKMKFSVLDGMFTTINLPDNLGTGFSHFYAEVMRVKKVAGHLGKSKRLLVIFDELFRGTNVKDAYDATVAIAEAFATRLDCLFVISTHIIEAGEILRSRSKNVRFIYLPTIMEGTTAKYTYTLNEGITTDRHGMMIVNNENVLNILGSDKAIKESSQNPIKRFAVDKQTLEDLNLLGEFRPDSIFNIYKCARTRGGKALLEEMFLNPLTDAGLINERIDLFKYFQDEKHSFLPNNEVFERAEQYLQFAGQGSAATSLINMGQKLLMQYLANDREFQMIKEGLAAAVTLIAHFKIYVSQLNRKDLPSSMLPAIENLDRLFSDKKLLWISKDESGEITWRQIAKHDYLLRRVYHQEMQQLLKTLYEIDLYTSVGELASKRGFVFPDAIPFNTMDNQISIDQFYHPGLPGAVANHITISKEKNVIFLTGANMAGKSTLMKAFSVSVYLAHMGFPIAAKSMKFSVQDGIYTSINVSDNLTLGHSHFYAEVLRVKHIAKEVAEGKKLVVVFDELFKGTNVQDAFDATLAATAAFGGHRDCSYVISTHIIEVGEALREGGNNFQFSYLPTIMEGVVPRYTYKLTNGITEDRQGMIIINNEKILELITDRPQ; translated from the coding sequence ATGGCTTTTTATATTGACAATCAAACACTGGAAGATATCAATGTCTTTGGGAAAAAAGGCAGAGCGTCTGTTTTTAACTTATATAATGTAACAAAAACAAGGGGGGGAGCAAAAATCCTTGAAAACATATTCCGTTATCCTTTATCAGATGAGCGGGCAATCAACCGCAGGAGTTCAATAATCCGTCACATGATGGATTCAGGGGTAGAGTTTTCATTCAGCGGAGAACTATTTGATACGATTGAGCATTATTTAGCTAACATAGATACGCGTACAAAGCTAATAGTTGAAGATAATTTTGTCCAACGGAAACTAAAAGGAGCGGTAGGTGCTGATAACGAATATAAGCAATTGCACAAGGGGCTGCTGGCTATTATCGAAATATTGCATCTGTTACATGTGTTTGCGGGAAAGATGGAATTAGATTCCTTCAAAAGCCCCTATCATGAGGAGCTGGAAAAGGTATATAGCTTATTACGTGATCCTGAACTTCGGCCATTTTTGGATAAGCTGGAGGCCAAAAAGATGAGTTTTTCAAAAACCGCTGAACTGGATACATTAGCAAGGTTTAAGGTGCGGGAAAAGCTGCTGGGGATTTTAGATTATATCTACCATTTAGATGTATATATTGCTGTCGCCACAGTGGCATCTCGCCTTGGGTTCTCGTTTGCCGCGGCTTTGCCATCATATAGCACTCAACTGGACGTGGAAGGAATGTATCACCCTATGGTGAATAATGCCGTGCCAAATACAATAAAGACCGACGAAAATGGAAATGTCCTTTTCCTCACGGGTGCAAACATGGCGGGTAAATCCACCTTCATGAAGACACTTGGGCTGACCATGTTTCTCGCTCATGCGGGCTTTCCGGTTCCCGTTAAAAAAATGAAGTTTTCGGTGCTGGATGGCATGTTTACTACCATTAATCTGCCAGATAATCTTGGCACCGGTTTTAGTCACTTTTACGCGGAAGTTATGCGTGTTAAAAAGGTTGCCGGCCATCTGGGTAAATCTAAGCGACTACTGGTTATTTTCGATGAACTCTTCCGCGGCACAAATGTAAAAGATGCTTATGATGCCACAGTTGCCATTGCAGAAGCTTTTGCAACAAGGTTAGATTGTCTATTTGTTATTTCTACGCATATCATTGAGGCGGGCGAAATATTGCGTAGTCGATCGAAAAATGTACGCTTTATCTACCTTCCCACTATCATGGAAGGTACTACTGCAAAATATACCTATACCTTGAATGAGGGCATCACCACCGACCGTCACGGAATGATGATAGTTAATAATGAGAATGTTTTGAACATTCTTGGTTCAGATAAGGCTATAAAAGAATCATCCCAGAACCCCATTAAGCGGTTTGCGGTAGACAAGCAAACACTGGAAGACCTTAACTTATTGGGGGAATTCCGTCCAGACTCCATATTTAACATCTATAAATGTGCCAGGACAAGGGGCGGGAAAGCGCTCTTGGAAGAAATGTTTCTAAATCCATTGACTGACGCCGGTTTAATCAATGAAAGAATTGATTTATTTAAATATTTTCAAGATGAGAAGCATAGCTTTTTGCCCAACAACGAAGTGTTTGAGCGGGCGGAACAATATCTTCAGTTTGCCGGACAAGGAAGCGCTGCCACATCCTTGATAAATATGGGTCAGAAGCTACTGATGCAGTATTTAGCAAACGATAGGGAGTTTCAAATGATCAAAGAGGGCTTGGCGGCGGCTGTAACATTGATTGCGCACTTTAAAATTTATGTTAGTCAATTAAATCGTAAAGATTTACCTTCTTCCATGCTTCCCGCGATAGAAAATTTAGACCGCTTGTTCTCTGATAAAAAGCTGTTATGGATATCGAAAGATGAATCTGGCGAAATAACATGGCGACAAATTGCAAAACATGATTATCTGCTGCGAAGGGTTTATCATCAAGAGATGCAGCAACTGCTTAAAACGCTTTATGAGATCGACCTTTATACATCAGTTGGTGAACTTGCAAGTAAAAGAGGGTTCGTTTTTCCTGATGCCATTCCTTTCAATACGATGGACAACCAGATTTCAATAGATCAATTCTATCATCCAGGGTTGCCAGGTGCCGTTGCAAATCATATAACGATATCGAAAGAGAAAAATGTAATTTTCCTTACCGGAGCTAACATGGCTGGAAAATCAACCCTAATGAAAGCTTTTAGCGTTTCGGTTTATTTAGCTCACATGGGGTTTCCCATTGCAGCTAAGTCAATGAAATTCTCTGTGCAGGACGGCATTTATACTTCCATTAATGTATCTGATAACCTTACTTTAGGGCATAGTCATTTTTATGCGGAAGTTCTCCGTGTAAAACATATTGCAAAAGAGGTGGCCGAAGGAAAAAAATTAGTGGTGGTTTTTGACGAACTATTTAAAGGTACCAACGTGCAAGATGCATTTGATGCAACACTTGCCGCAACAGCTGCTTTTGGAGGACATCGGGATTGCTCATACGTCATATCTACTCATATCATTGAAGTGGGCGAAGCATTAAGAGAAGGCGGTAATAATTTTCAGTTTTCGTATTTGCCAACAATAATGGAAGGCGTGGTTCCCAGATACACTTATAAATTAACTAATGGGATTACCGAGGACAGGCAAGGTATGATCATCATTAACAATGAAAAAATCCTTGAACTTATTACGGATAGACCCCAATAA
- a CDS encoding 1-deoxy-D-xylulose-5-phosphate reductoisomerase, translating into MHQQQTKNVAILGSTGSIGTQALKVIAGNKNLFRAFVLTALSNANLLIEQAIAFLPAYVIIGDDKQYAYVKAALAHLPIEVLAGSQAVIAIVTHPEIDTVLTAMVGFAGLEPTIAAIKAGKTIALANKETLVVAGELITVLANQHQVKILPVDSEHSAIFQCLVGEERNAIEKLILTASGGPFRGKDLNYLSSVTKNDALKHPNWVMGAKITIDSASLMNKGLEVIEAKWLFNVDADQIEVIVHSQSIIHSLVQFEDGSIKAQMGLPDMCLPIQYALTYPNRVKNDFKRFNFMDYPELSFEKPDLETFRNLGIAYKALSMGGNMPCIINAANEVAVAAFLNGNVSFLGMSDMIETCMQKMSFIQKPVLDDYLNTDKETRILAQNLIKQAPQALITI; encoded by the coding sequence ATGCATCAACAACAGACCAAAAATGTAGCTATCCTGGGTTCAACAGGTAGCATAGGCACACAGGCTTTAAAAGTAATTGCGGGTAATAAAAATTTATTCAGGGCTTTTGTGCTTACCGCACTAAGCAATGCTAACCTGCTTATTGAACAAGCCATAGCTTTTTTGCCGGCCTACGTAATTATTGGCGACGATAAACAATATGCTTACGTTAAAGCAGCACTTGCTCATTTGCCTATTGAGGTTTTAGCAGGCAGCCAGGCCGTTATAGCTATTGTTACCCACCCCGAAATTGATACCGTTTTAACCGCAATGGTTGGCTTTGCTGGTTTAGAGCCAACAATAGCCGCCATTAAAGCAGGCAAAACCATAGCCCTCGCAAATAAAGAAACCCTTGTTGTAGCCGGCGAGTTAATAACGGTGCTTGCCAATCAGCATCAGGTTAAAATACTCCCGGTTGACTCTGAGCATTCGGCTATATTTCAATGCCTTGTGGGCGAGGAACGCAACGCGATAGAAAAACTGATATTGACCGCTTCTGGTGGCCCTTTTAGGGGCAAAGATTTAAATTATTTATCGTCGGTTACTAAAAACGATGCCCTAAAGCATCCAAATTGGGTAATGGGAGCCAAAATCACTATCGATTCGGCCTCGCTAATGAACAAGGGCCTGGAGGTAATTGAAGCCAAATGGTTGTTTAATGTTGATGCCGACCAGATAGAAGTTATTGTTCATTCGCAATCAATTATACATTCGCTGGTTCAATTTGAGGATGGCTCTATTAAAGCGCAAATGGGCTTGCCCGATATGTGCCTGCCCATACAATATGCCCTCACCTACCCTAACCGCGTTAAAAACGATTTTAAGCGGTTCAATTTTATGGATTACCCGGAACTGAGTTTCGAAAAACCCGATCTGGAAACTTTCCGTAATTTAGGCATCGCATACAAGGCATTAAGCATGGGCGGTAACATGCCCTGTATTATCAATGCCGCTAACGAGGTTGCTGTAGCGGCCTTTCTTAACGGCAATGTAAGCTTTTTGGGCATGAGCGATATGATTGAAACATGCATGCAAAAAATGAGTTTTATACAAAAGCCCGTTTTAGACGATTATTTGAATACTGATAAAGAAACCCGCATATTAGCGCAAAATTTAATTAAGCAAGCGCCGCAGGCGCTTATAACTATTTGA
- the rseP gene encoding RIP metalloprotease RseP, translating into MSVVIMIVQLILGLSILVILHELGHFLAARAFGIKVEKFYLFFDAWNVSLVKFNYKGVEYGIGWLPLGGYVKIAGMIDESMDTEQMAGPPQPWEFRSKPAWQRLIVMLAGIFVNIVLGIFIFWMLTVKYGDSYTLAANVKYGIAPGSVGRKIGLMAGDKITEVNGKPLLRYDELHSSNVLMNNTKLTVLRGDKTVIITIPPTILNDLSDNVDEFINLRSKFKIDSVMPGSNAYKAGLQKGDSIVAVNKQPIEFYDQLQDAIKQNINKKLDLTIKRNNVPKQLIAQVSADGTLGFYRDRDSFPKETTETYSFFGSLPVGASKAWLTFAANAKGLGKVFKGEVKATKAFAGPVEIATMFGGHIDWLNFWRLVGLLSMALALMNLLPIPVLDGGHAMFLVIEMIKGKPLNDKFMERAQIVGFVILITLMVFVYGNSILKHFIKY; encoded by the coding sequence ATGAGTGTAGTTATTATGATAGTCCAGTTAATACTGGGCCTTTCTATTTTGGTAATATTACATGAGCTTGGCCACTTTTTAGCGGCTCGGGCTTTTGGCATTAAAGTAGAAAAATTTTATTTGTTTTTTGATGCTTGGAACGTAAGCCTGGTAAAATTTAATTACAAAGGCGTTGAATATGGAATTGGATGGTTACCACTGGGCGGTTATGTAAAAATTGCCGGCATGATTGATGAATCTATGGATACCGAGCAAATGGCTGGCCCGCCACAGCCCTGGGAGTTCCGCTCAAAACCAGCCTGGCAACGCTTAATTGTAATGCTGGCTGGTATTTTTGTAAATATTGTTTTAGGCATTTTTATATTTTGGATGCTTACCGTTAAATACGGCGATAGCTATACACTTGCAGCCAATGTAAAATATGGTATAGCTCCCGGAAGTGTGGGCCGAAAAATAGGACTTATGGCTGGCGACAAAATAACCGAAGTTAATGGTAAACCCCTGTTGCGTTACGACGAGTTGCATAGTTCGAACGTATTGATGAACAATACTAAACTTACTGTGTTGCGTGGCGATAAAACAGTGATAATTACCATACCTCCCACAATATTGAACGACTTATCAGACAATGTTGATGAATTTATCAATTTGCGCAGCAAGTTTAAGATAGACTCGGTAATGCCGGGCAGTAATGCCTATAAGGCAGGCTTGCAAAAAGGTGATAGTATTGTTGCCGTAAACAAACAACCTATTGAGTTTTACGACCAGCTACAGGATGCCATTAAGCAAAATATAAATAAAAAATTAGATCTTACCATAAAAAGAAACAACGTACCTAAACAACTAATTGCTCAGGTTTCTGCCGATGGCACGCTGGGCTTTTACAGGGATCGTGATAGTTTTCCTAAGGAAACAACCGAAACTTACAGCTTTTTTGGTTCGTTGCCTGTAGGTGCATCAAAGGCCTGGCTTACTTTTGCAGCTAATGCCAAAGGTTTAGGAAAAGTATTTAAGGGCGAAGTTAAGGCCACAAAGGCATTTGCCGGCCCGGTTGAGATAGCCACTATGTTTGGTGGGCATATAGACTGGTTGAACTTTTGGCGCCTTGTGGGGCTTTTATCAATGGCACTTGCACTAATGAACTTATTGCCCATACCAGTATTAGATGGCGGGCACGCTATGTTTTTGGTTATAGAAATGATAAAAGGCAAACCTTTAAATGATAAGTTTATGGAACGCGCACAAATTGTGGGTTTTGTAATACTCATTACATTAATGGTATTTGTATATGGTAATAGTATTTTAAAGCATTTTATTAAATACTAA